The Moorena producens PAL-8-15-08-1 genomic interval GTTTGACCCCTAAATCACCAACTAAACTCTGCCATTGAAAGTTTTGTGTTGGATTATCATTATTGTTGTCTTGATAAACTGCCGCTTCTGGAACTCCGTCGTTCATCCTAAAACTAACACTGTAGTGGAGTTTTTTATTTTTAGCTTGTCGCTGGGCTTCTTGGATTACACTTAACACTCTCTCATTCACTTTATTCACGCGCTGTCGATTCACAAAAGCCAGCCAACTGGGAGCAGCAATGGAGGATAAAATTCCTACCATTAAAATTACTATCAGTAATTCCATAAAGGTAAATCCAGCATCATTATTTTGTTTTCGTTTTAGGCTTTGATGATCTTCCATTTTTATGTAAAATGTAAACATATAATGCTATAGGGTTTGTTGATGATATTTATGAATAAGTAAATTTAATTGTACTATCCCTTATGAATTGGTTAGAGTAAATTTCTACTCCCTACTCCCTACTCCCTACTCCCTACTCCCTAAAATAACTGCTATATTATTTAATATTAAGGAAACCCCGTC includes:
- a CDS encoding prepilin-type N-terminal cleavage/methylation domain-containing protein, which codes for MEDHQSLKRKQNNDAGFTFMELLIVILMVGILSSIAAPSWLAFVNRQRVNKVNERVLSVIQEAQRQAKNKKLHYSVSFRMNDGVPEAAVYQDNNNDNPTQNFQWQSLVGDLGVKPEEVWVGTNLTDENKLGTLSILSEQNKTITFDNQGVLPNGADTDLAIVVAVPDSKNKNNPIEATQRCVRIKTILGALETNRKGSECNHST